In Gopherus flavomarginatus isolate rGopFla2 chromosome 5, rGopFla2.mat.asm, whole genome shotgun sequence, one DNA window encodes the following:
- the RAPSN gene encoding 43 kDa receptor-associated protein of the synapse isoform X1, with protein MRLFGAKEMGQDQTKQQIEKGLQLYQSNQTEKALQVWMRVLEKTTDPAGRFRVLGCLITAHSEMGRYKDMLKFAVVQIDTARELEDPDYLMESYLNLARSNEKLCEFQKTISYCKTCLNMQGTTVSLQLNGQVSLSMGNAFLGLSIFQKALECFEKALRYAHNNDDKMLECRVCCSLGSFYTQIKDYEKALFFPCKAAELVNDYGKGWSLKYRAMSQYHMAVAYRKLGHLADAMECCEESMKIALQHGDRPLQALCLLCFADIHRSRADIQTAFPRYDSSMSIMTEIGNRLGQIQVLLGVAKCWMIKKELDKALEGIEKAQELAEGLGNKLGLLKLHCLCEGIYRTKGQQRELRDHVVKFHECVEEMELYCGMCGESIGEKNNQLQALPCSHFFHLKCLQTNGTRGCPNCLRSSMKPGFV; from the exons ATGAGGCTTTTTGGTGCAAAGGAGATGGGTCAGGACCAGACGAAGCAGCAGATAGAGAAAGGACTCCAGCTCTACCAGTCTAACCAGACAGAAAAGGCCCTGCAAGTCTGGATGAGGGTATTGGAAAAGACCACGGATCCTGCTGGCAGGTTTCGGGTTTTGGGCTGCCTCATCACCGCTCACTCGGAGATGGGCAGGTACAAGGATATGCTAAAG TTTGCAGTTGTGCAGATTGACACAGCTCGGGAGCTAGAGGACCCTGACTACCTTATGGAGAGCTACTTGAACCTGGCTCGGAGCAACGAGAAACTCTGTGAATTCCAGAAAACCATCTCTTACTGTAAGACATGCCTGAACATGCAGGGCACCACTGTGAGCCTGCAACTGAATGGCCAGGTGAGCCTCAGTATGGGCAATGCCTTCCTGGGCCTCAGCATCTTTCAGAAGGCACTGGAGTGTTTCGAGAAAGCCCTGCGCTATGCACACAACAATGACGATAAGATGCTGGAATGTCGCGTCTGCTGCAGCTTGGGGAGTTTCTACACACAAATCAAG GACTATGAGAAAGCCCTGTTCTTCCCATGTAAAGCAGCTGAATTGGTGAATGATTATGGAAAGGGCTGGAGTTTGAAGTACCGAGCAATGAGCCAGTACCACATGGCAGTGGCCTATCGGAAGCTGGGGCACCTGGCAGATGCTATGGAATGCTGTGAG GAGTCAATGAAGAttgctctgcagcatggggacCGGCCACTGCAGGCACTGTGCCTACTCTGCTTTGCTGATATCCACCGCAGCCGAGCAGACATACag ACAGCCTTTCCTCGCTATGATTCCTCCATGAGCATCATGACAGAGATTGGAAACCGCCTGGGACAGATCCAGGTACTGCTGGGAGTGGCCAAGTGTTGGATGATCAAGAAGGAGCTAGACAAG GCACTGGAAGGCATTGAGAAGGCCCAAGAGCTGGCAGAGGGACTGGGGAACAAG CTTGGTCTGCTGAAGCTTCACTGCCTGTGTGAAGGGATCTATCGCACAAAGGGACAGCAACGGGAACTTCGTGACCATGTGGTGAAGTTCCACGAGTGTGTAGAGGAGATGGAGCTGTACTGCGGCATGTGTGGAGAGTCCATTGGGGAAAAGaacaaccagctccaggcgctGCCTTGCTCCCACTTCTTCCATTTAAA ATGCCTCCAGACCAATGGGACCCGTGGCTGCCCCAACTGCCTCCGTTCATCAATGAAACCAGGATTCGTGTGA
- the RAPSN gene encoding 43 kDa receptor-associated protein of the synapse isoform X2 has protein sequence MRLFGAKEMGQDQTKQQIEKGLQLYQSNQTEKALQVWMRVLEKTTDPAGRFRVLGCLITAHSEMGRYKDMLKDYEKALFFPCKAAELVNDYGKGWSLKYRAMSQYHMAVAYRKLGHLADAMECCEESMKIALQHGDRPLQALCLLCFADIHRSRADIQTAFPRYDSSMSIMTEIGNRLGQIQVLLGVAKCWMIKKELDKALEGIEKAQELAEGLGNKLGLLKLHCLCEGIYRTKGQQRELRDHVVKFHECVEEMELYCGMCGESIGEKNNQLQALPCSHFFHLKCLQTNGTRGCPNCLRSSMKPGFV, from the exons ATGAGGCTTTTTGGTGCAAAGGAGATGGGTCAGGACCAGACGAAGCAGCAGATAGAGAAAGGACTCCAGCTCTACCAGTCTAACCAGACAGAAAAGGCCCTGCAAGTCTGGATGAGGGTATTGGAAAAGACCACGGATCCTGCTGGCAGGTTTCGGGTTTTGGGCTGCCTCATCACCGCTCACTCGGAGATGGGCAGGTACAAGGATATGCTAAAG GACTATGAGAAAGCCCTGTTCTTCCCATGTAAAGCAGCTGAATTGGTGAATGATTATGGAAAGGGCTGGAGTTTGAAGTACCGAGCAATGAGCCAGTACCACATGGCAGTGGCCTATCGGAAGCTGGGGCACCTGGCAGATGCTATGGAATGCTGTGAG GAGTCAATGAAGAttgctctgcagcatggggacCGGCCACTGCAGGCACTGTGCCTACTCTGCTTTGCTGATATCCACCGCAGCCGAGCAGACATACag ACAGCCTTTCCTCGCTATGATTCCTCCATGAGCATCATGACAGAGATTGGAAACCGCCTGGGACAGATCCAGGTACTGCTGGGAGTGGCCAAGTGTTGGATGATCAAGAAGGAGCTAGACAAG GCACTGGAAGGCATTGAGAAGGCCCAAGAGCTGGCAGAGGGACTGGGGAACAAG CTTGGTCTGCTGAAGCTTCACTGCCTGTGTGAAGGGATCTATCGCACAAAGGGACAGCAACGGGAACTTCGTGACCATGTGGTGAAGTTCCACGAGTGTGTAGAGGAGATGGAGCTGTACTGCGGCATGTGTGGAGAGTCCATTGGGGAAAAGaacaaccagctccaggcgctGCCTTGCTCCCACTTCTTCCATTTAAA ATGCCTCCAGACCAATGGGACCCGTGGCTGCCCCAACTGCCTCCGTTCATCAATGAAACCAGGATTCGTGTGA